From Pusillibacter faecalis, one genomic window encodes:
- a CDS encoding DUF1836 domain-containing protein, which produces MSDLTELRERLRQQRPVDWEQLPDFPLYMDQVLSYMDRQVIRFSEEDSLTAAMVNNYTKSGLVPRAEGKKYHRTHLAYLTAICVLKHVMSTRDMDLLIREELQGERPIQDGYAAFCASLDKALRITADEMAARGGETSLADDAIHFALLSYAAGVASSRYVALLRQQKDAEAKKTKKERE; this is translated from the coding sequence ATGTCAGATTTAACGGAGCTACGGGAGCGGCTGCGCCAGCAGCGCCCGGTGGACTGGGAGCAGCTGCCGGACTTTCCCCTGTATATGGATCAGGTCCTCAGCTATATGGACCGGCAGGTGATCCGGTTCAGCGAAGAGGACTCTCTCACGGCCGCCATGGTCAACAACTACACGAAAAGCGGTCTTGTCCCCAGAGCCGAAGGCAAGAAATACCACCGAACTCATCTTGCCTATCTCACCGCCATCTGCGTGCTCAAGCACGTGATGTCCACCCGGGATATGGATCTTTTGATCCGGGAGGAGCTTCAGGGTGAGCGCCCGATTCAAGACGGCTACGCCGCCTTCTGCGCGAGCTTGGACAAGGCCCTGCGCATCACCGCCGACGAGATGGCCGCCCGGGGCGGGGAGACCTCCCTGGCGGATGACGCCATCCACTTTGCCCTGCTGAGCTATGCCGCGGGCGTTGCCAGCAGCCGGTATGTCGCCCTACTGCGTCAGCAGAAGGACGCGGAGGCGAAAAAAACGAAAAAGGAGCGCGAGTGA
- a CDS encoding DegV family protein: protein MRDFVLMTDSCCDMAPQMAEELGLIVLPLSLELGGATYHNYLDGREIGFSDFYSRIRSGETATTSAISVGTFEEAMRPVLESGRDILCLSFSSALSTTYQSAVIAAGEMREAFPEAKVHVVDTLCASLGQGLLVYLCALQKQAGKSLEELRDYAENTKGRICHWFTVDDLNHLKRGGRVSAATALFGTMLSIKPVLHVDDQGRLIPVSKARGRRASLLALVDRMEETAVEPGKQTIFISHGDCLEDAEFVAGEIRRRFGTEDIRINYVGPVIGNHSGPGTMALFFVGTER, encoded by the coding sequence ATGCGGGATTTTGTTTTGATGACGGACAGCTGCTGCGACATGGCGCCGCAGATGGCTGAAGAGCTGGGGCTGATTGTCCTGCCGCTGAGCCTGGAGCTGGGCGGCGCCACCTACCATAACTATCTGGACGGCCGGGAAATCGGTTTTTCCGATTTCTACAGCCGCATCCGCTCCGGCGAGACCGCTACCACCTCTGCCATCAGCGTGGGTACGTTTGAAGAGGCCATGCGCCCGGTGCTGGAGAGCGGGAGGGATATTCTGTGCCTGAGCTTCTCCTCCGCCCTCTCCACCACCTATCAGTCCGCGGTCATTGCCGCCGGGGAGATGCGCGAGGCCTTTCCCGAAGCCAAGGTCCATGTGGTGGACACCCTGTGCGCCTCTCTGGGACAGGGGCTGCTGGTATACCTGTGCGCCCTGCAAAAGCAGGCAGGAAAATCTCTGGAGGAACTGCGGGATTACGCCGAAAATACCAAGGGACGCATCTGCCACTGGTTTACGGTGGATGATCTCAACCACCTCAAGCGGGGCGGACGGGTCAGCGCCGCCACGGCGCTCTTTGGCACCATGCTCTCCATCAAGCCCGTGCTCCACGTGGACGATCAGGGCCGGTTGATTCCCGTCAGCAAGGCCCGGGGCCGGCGGGCCTCCCTGCTGGCGCTGGTGGACCGGATGGAGGAAACCGCTGTGGAGCCCGGAAAACAGACGATCTTCATCTCCCACGGGGACTGCCTGGAGGACGCAGAATTCGTGGCCGGGGAGATCCGCCGCCGCTTCGGTACGGAGGATATCCGGATCAATTATGTGGGGCCGGTCATCGGCAACCACTCCGGCCCCGGCACCATGGCCCTTTTCTTTGTCGGCACGGAGCGGTAA
- the prmA gene encoding 50S ribosomal protein L11 methyltransferase has product MHWLELHIDTTHDGLDPVTALLSSLGIDNVMIDDEEEFRSFLEETRPHWDYVDEALEREMRGKSRVTFYLLAGDAGLAKLAEVRIALQELKESRSDCGTLLLTLENVQDADWETSWKQYYKPLPIGERLLVVPQWEAENPEVQATSACRVPLILDPGLTFGTGSHATTRLCLTALERRIQGGERVLDLGCGSGILSIAALRLGAASALAVDIDEQCLTVARDNAALNGIGPDTYTVRVGDLFTDEGFRASLGGGYDILLANIVADVIIALAPFVRSLLRPGGLFLCSGIIDTRAGEVAEAIRQSGLTLLEQQEADGWCAYTCR; this is encoded by the coding sequence ATGCATTGGCTGGAACTGCACATTGACACCACCCACGACGGCCTGGACCCGGTCACGGCCCTGCTCTCTTCCCTGGGGATTGACAACGTGATGATTGACGACGAGGAGGAATTCCGCTCCTTTCTGGAGGAGACCCGCCCCCACTGGGATTATGTGGACGAGGCGCTGGAGCGGGAGATGCGGGGCAAGTCCCGCGTGACCTTCTATCTTTTGGCTGGCGACGCCGGCTTGGCCAAGCTGGCGGAGGTCCGGATCGCCCTACAGGAGCTGAAGGAGTCCCGCAGCGACTGCGGCACACTCCTGCTCACGCTGGAAAACGTCCAGGACGCGGACTGGGAGACCAGCTGGAAGCAGTACTATAAGCCCCTCCCCATCGGGGAGCGGCTGCTGGTGGTCCCCCAGTGGGAGGCGGAAAACCCGGAGGTCCAGGCGACCTCCGCCTGCCGAGTCCCTCTGATTTTGGACCCGGGATTGACGTTCGGCACGGGAAGCCACGCCACCACCCGGTTGTGCCTGACAGCGCTCGAGCGCCGTATTCAGGGCGGCGAACGGGTGCTGGATCTGGGCTGCGGCAGCGGCATTCTCTCCATTGCCGCGCTGCGGCTGGGCGCGGCCTCCGCCCTGGCAGTGGATATTGACGAGCAGTGCCTGACCGTGGCCCGGGACAACGCCGCCCTCAACGGCATCGGGCCGGACACCTATACCGTCCGGGTGGGCGATCTTTTCACGGACGAGGGGTTCCGGGCGTCCCTTGGCGGCGGGTACGACATTCTGCTGGCCAATATTGTGGCGGACGTCATCATCGCGCTCGCACCCTTTGTGCGCTCCCTGCTGCGCCCGGGCGGACTGTTCCTCTGCTCCGGCATCATCGACACCCGTGCCGGCGAGGTGGCTGAGGCAATCCGGCAGTCGGGCCTGACTCTTTTGGAACAGCAGGAGGCCGACGGCTGGTGTGCCTATACCTGCCGCTGA
- a CDS encoding ParB/RepB/Spo0J family partition protein, giving the protein MAQTWQVLHLPPTAIQPNPWQPRRFFDSEELESLADSIRRHGILQPLTVRRSGEGWELVAGERRLRAAQMAGLETVPCVEREADENDSALLALVENLQRQDLHYLEEAAAIADYLLQTGVTQEEAAARLGRSPSALANKLRLLRLSPDCRRMLVEHGLSERHARCLLRLEGEEDRMSALRYIVDHQLTVAQAEQYVERRLIALQSTPPARRKAFILKDVRLFLNSLDRGLRLVREAGVDARTERTDTEDAIFLTIRIPKQPSS; this is encoded by the coding sequence ATGGCCCAGACCTGGCAGGTGCTCCACCTGCCCCCTACGGCAATTCAGCCCAACCCCTGGCAGCCGCGGCGTTTTTTTGATTCGGAAGAGCTGGAATCCCTGGCGGATTCCATCCGGCGCCACGGTATCTTACAGCCCCTGACGGTGCGCCGCAGCGGGGAGGGCTGGGAGCTGGTGGCCGGAGAGCGCCGCCTGCGGGCGGCACAGATGGCGGGGCTGGAGACGGTACCCTGTGTGGAGCGGGAGGCGGACGAGAACGACTCCGCCCTGTTGGCGCTGGTGGAGAACTTACAGCGCCAGGACCTACATTATCTGGAGGAGGCTGCCGCCATCGCGGACTATCTCCTCCAAACCGGCGTCACCCAAGAGGAAGCCGCTGCCCGGCTGGGCCGGTCCCCCTCCGCGCTGGCCAACAAGCTGCGGCTGCTGCGGCTCTCTCCAGACTGCCGCCGTATGCTGGTGGAGCACGGCTTGTCCGAACGGCACGCCCGGTGTCTTTTGCGTTTGGAGGGCGAGGAAGACCGCATGTCCGCCCTCCGTTATATCGTGGACCACCAGCTGACCGTCGCTCAGGCGGAACAATATGTGGAGCGGCGGCTCATTGCCCTGCAGTCCACGCCGCCAGCACGGCGCAAGGCCTTTATTCTCAAAGACGTGCGGTTGTTTCTCAACAGCCTGGACCGGGGGCTGCGGCTGGTGCGGGAGGCGGGCGTGGACGCCCGGACAGAGCGGACGGACACAGAGGACGCCATTTTTCTCACCATCCGTATTCCCAAGCAGCCGTCCTCCTGA
- a CDS encoding VanW family protein, whose amino-acid sequence MEQINEASVQKEGGARLKKGGKGLYIALGVIVLALAGTYLGLCAYAGSLGTFYPNTTINGVAVGGLTPAEAAGKLREAIPRQTLDFYLPLTDEAGDGETASEGDVLYGDTPTDTVSYEALGITGDLDYDSGAQFVFDLSQTEPGFLADGWNLLTNLVGRRSAKGIALDPDEAIFTERVQQLAQAFSREPADTAYEVTEDSLEITLAQNGLTVSSAALENAASAALKEGHSQVYVEGTILPAKTKTAQEIHEEVSGEVKNASYDAKTDTILPEQAGAEFDTAAAQSTMDAAAPGETVSIPAEVELPAVTAEELAPLLFRDVLGEARTHVGGTSARKSNVKLSAAAINGYTMNTGDVFSYNGVVGQRTAANGYQAAPAYVKGETVDEIGGGICQTSSTLYLACLRSNLEITERYAHRYIPAYITAGMDATVSWGGPDYKFTNNTQYPIKIVTTYADGYLTVKVLGTNVDGTSVKMTNEWLSTTPYEVVYEDDSTLPAGTEKVKTSPYTGYKYRTYRNVYDANGKLISSTYEATSDYKSRDKVVLRGPAVESPDTPVLGPEEIPVPSEPGDVTPAEPGELPEPPTDSANPPETDSGQSPETTPPPLIVIPEEGI is encoded by the coding sequence ATGGAACAGATCAACGAAGCCAGTGTGCAAAAAGAGGGCGGCGCCCGCCTGAAAAAGGGCGGGAAGGGCCTTTATATCGCTCTGGGCGTGATCGTGCTGGCACTGGCGGGCACATATCTCGGCCTGTGCGCCTATGCCGGGTCTCTGGGGACCTTTTATCCTAATACGACTATCAACGGTGTCGCCGTGGGTGGACTGACCCCGGCGGAGGCGGCCGGGAAACTGCGGGAGGCAATCCCCAGGCAGACGCTGGATTTCTATCTGCCGCTGACCGACGAAGCCGGCGACGGAGAGACCGCGTCTGAGGGAGATGTCCTCTATGGCGATACACCAACTGACACCGTCTCCTATGAAGCTCTTGGAATTACTGGCGACTTGGACTACGACAGCGGCGCCCAATTTGTATTTGATTTGAGCCAGACGGAGCCCGGCTTTCTGGCAGATGGCTGGAACCTTTTGACCAACCTGGTGGGGCGCCGGAGCGCCAAGGGGATTGCCCTGGACCCGGATGAGGCAATTTTTACAGAGCGGGTGCAGCAGCTGGCACAGGCCTTTTCCCGGGAACCGGCGGATACAGCCTACGAGGTCACGGAGGACAGTCTTGAAATCACGCTGGCCCAAAACGGCTTGACGGTTTCCTCCGCCGCTTTGGAAAATGCAGCCAGCGCAGCCCTGAAGGAGGGTCATTCCCAGGTATATGTCGAGGGAACCATCCTTCCTGCCAAGACCAAGACCGCCCAGGAAATTCATGAAGAGGTCTCCGGAGAGGTGAAAAACGCCTCCTATGACGCCAAGACCGACACCATTCTTCCGGAGCAGGCAGGGGCGGAGTTTGACACCGCAGCCGCCCAATCCACCATGGACGCGGCCGCTCCCGGAGAGACCGTCTCCATTCCCGCCGAAGTGGAGCTGCCCGCCGTAACGGCCGAGGAGCTGGCCCCGCTTTTGTTCCGGGATGTCTTGGGCGAGGCCAGAACCCATGTGGGCGGAACCTCCGCCCGCAAATCCAATGTGAAATTGTCCGCCGCCGCCATCAACGGCTATACCATGAACACCGGCGACGTGTTTTCCTATAATGGCGTGGTGGGGCAGCGCACCGCCGCCAACGGCTATCAGGCTGCTCCCGCCTATGTCAAGGGTGAGACCGTGGATGAGATCGGCGGCGGGATCTGCCAGACCTCCTCCACGCTGTATCTCGCCTGCCTGCGGTCCAACCTGGAGATTACAGAGCGTTACGCCCACCGCTATATTCCGGCCTATATCACTGCCGGCATGGACGCAACGGTATCCTGGGGCGGGCCGGACTACAAGTTCACCAATAACACCCAGTATCCCATTAAAATCGTCACCACCTACGCCGATGGCTATCTGACGGTGAAGGTGCTGGGCACCAATGTAGACGGCACCAGCGTCAAGATGACCAACGAGTGGCTCTCCACCACACCCTATGAGGTGGTATATGAGGATGACTCCACCCTGCCTGCCGGCACCGAGAAGGTCAAAACCTCCCCCTACACCGGCTACAAGTACCGTACCTACCGCAACGTCTACGATGCAAACGGCAAGCTGATCTCCTCCACGTATGAGGCCACCAGCGACTATAAATCCAGGGACAAGGTGGTTCTCCGCGGTCCTGCCGTGGAAAGCCCCGACACACCGGTTCTGGGGCCAGAGGAGATTCCCGTTCCCTCGGAGCCAGGAGATGTCACACCCGCGGAGCCGGGGGAACTTCCGGAGCCTCCCACTGATTCTGCAAATCCCCCGGAAACAGACTCCGGTCAGTCTCCGGAGACCACGCCTCCGCCTCTGATTGTGATTCCCGAAGAGGGGATCTAA
- a CDS encoding TnpV protein, with the protein MGKSAFEQMGGTYRQEGDYLLPNLTTPERVPAGI; encoded by the coding sequence ATGGGAAAGTCTGCATTCGAGCAAATGGGCGGGACCTACCGCCAGGAGGGAGATTACCTTCTCCCCAACCTCACAACGCCGGAAAGGGTTCCTGCCGGTATCTAA
- a CDS encoding recombinase family protein has protein sequence MALIYGYIRVSTRDQNEDRQVIALREMAVPEGNIYMDKQSGKDFQRPQYRKLVRHLKKDDLLYIKSIDRLGRNYKEILEQWRILTKEKGVDIAVLDMPLLDTRRGKDLMGTFLSDIVLQVLSFVAENERTNIRQRQAEGIAAAKARGVKFGRPSTPLPDNFHEVHQAWRSKKIPLREAALACGMPEGTFYAKAVKFEKAT, from the coding sequence ATGGCTCTTATTTACGGATATATTCGTGTCAGCACGCGGGACCAGAACGAGGATCGGCAAGTCATCGCCCTGCGGGAGATGGCGGTGCCAGAGGGCAACATCTACATGGACAAGCAGAGCGGCAAGGACTTCCAGCGCCCACAGTACAGAAAACTGGTACGGCATTTGAAAAAGGATGACCTGCTCTATATCAAGAGCATTGACCGTCTGGGGCGGAATTACAAGGAAATCCTGGAGCAGTGGCGCATCCTGACTAAAGAGAAAGGGGTGGATATTGCAGTACTGGATATGCCCCTGCTGGACACCCGGCGGGGCAAGGATTTGATGGGGACATTCCTCAGCGACATTGTTTTGCAGGTCCTCTCCTTTGTGGCAGAGAATGAACGGACTAACATCCGCCAGCGGCAGGCAGAGGGCATCGCGGCAGCAAAGGCCAGGGGCGTGAAATTTGGCCGTCCTTCAACGCCCCTGCCCGACAACTTCCACGAAGTGCATCAGGCGTGGCGCAGCAAGAAGATCCCTCTGCGGGAAGCGGCACTGGCCTGCGGGATGCCGGAAGGCACCTTCTATGCCAAGGCAGTGAAGTTTGAAAAAGCCACCTAA
- a CDS encoding S-layer homology domain-containing protein, whose protein sequence is MKKRILSALLIFCMMLTMIPAALAVESELPADGQTSTGSAPVARGENAQTTATYELTATNNIEGTVVAGKKYENGVSATLKNTASVAGITDAVLKFELTEQPNGSNPQILAKDSEDQEWNLAEIGQWGPPQGFSVGANYDVTTNFTVQFDKAGTYTAEFKLVSVAKPDEALVTGTMTIDVAVSEDSAIQVEYTKDSQSKTVYYTGLDNDDRNNDHYWDVISDLSSGYLNADTNEPITVTLLDDITLADTTILVDARKKVTINGNGHTITATMSSFAEAGKPGADAVSITNDSTLTLNNVKLNIKAADAVVLNGETSTQGIYNDGILTLTGGTQVTINGVSKNGINGSGDITISGENTKIEVTDVGGSAIKCDDLKADEGATITISNTPYHGITGKNVAIQNATVSVDDADYIGIAATGDVSVTGEGTNVTVQNSGSNGSGYPAVRVDGGFTMTDRANLTMTGNGPAESGADFNAVRLNAVEATATVEGASLNGGIDGTTISDRTGSISVSNATVTGNITNGGSASTVLLNSQINKAPEGAIVIGCTDTTGEKIEDSVSEGVVAVYNGTPYTSLKQAVEAATGDDAKTGDITLVADVSLTEKISITKDVTIVGNGKTIAGKTDSTEVYFEITAGTLNISNAKLTGFGDTAATQTGFGVFKIPNTASNAKIIASSLTVEKFNRAAFDVRNGAFEIKDCVINCDNGQEAALTKGIVAGYDTTGTVTGSVEGCTITGSNSTYEGWSSNGIEISAGAEVKISNTRIDSMKGGISVARNYGHGEAKVTLENCTVTGKDYALRIFESNNSSEPVTGSSASLTVQGGAYTGDVRISRKDADTNGENNANGSTITVTGGSFDSSVAQYADSSLQYEAVTADGKQFTYHKTVEEAIAAAGSNGKITLIAGESAEKADTVTLDYGYDNIKYTVKVPAGEKLSLPTANRTGYTFQGWYLNNSKITEYTAAQEGGQTVIITAQWSYSGGSSGGGGSSGGGGSSSGGGGGSSSASYAITVDKATGGTVKVSPTRADKGDTVTITVSPNSGYELDTLTVTDKNGDELSLTEKSDNKFTFKMPGSKVTIEATFAKVSEQTTPGMSFNDVSTGVYYYNAVKWAVENGITSGTSATTFSPNASCTRAQMVTFLWRANGSPKATGANPFTDVQAGSYYYDAVLWAVEKGITSGTSATTFAPNATVTRGQTVAFLHRANGSPAASGNSPFTDVASSAYYAAAVQWAVAEGVTSGTSATTFAPAAPCTRAQIVTFLYRDMAE, encoded by the coding sequence GTGAAGAAAAGAATTTTGTCGGCATTGCTCATCTTTTGTATGATGCTGACGATGATTCCGGCTGCGTTAGCGGTGGAGAGTGAACTGCCCGCTGATGGACAGACTTCCACCGGCAGCGCACCGGTCGCAAGGGGTGAAAATGCTCAGACCACCGCCACCTATGAACTGACTGCAACGAATAACATAGAGGGAACTGTCGTTGCAGGCAAGAAATACGAGAATGGTGTCTCAGCAACCCTTAAAAACACCGCGTCTGTGGCAGGTATTACAGATGCCGTGTTGAAGTTCGAACTTACAGAACAACCAAATGGCTCCAATCCTCAGATTCTGGCCAAAGACAGCGAGGATCAGGAATGGAATCTGGCGGAAATTGGCCAGTGGGGGCCGCCACAGGGCTTCTCGGTTGGAGCGAATTATGATGTAACAACTAATTTTACCGTCCAGTTCGACAAGGCAGGCACCTATACCGCGGAATTCAAGCTGGTGAGCGTGGCAAAGCCGGACGAAGCGTTGGTAACCGGTACGATGACGATTGACGTTGCTGTATCTGAAGATAGTGCAATTCAGGTAGAGTATACGAAAGACAGCCAAAGCAAAACCGTCTATTACACCGGCTTGGACAATGATGATCGAAATAACGATCATTACTGGGATGTTATCAGCGATTTGAGCAGCGGTTATCTAAACGCTGATACCAATGAGCCCATAACCGTTACTCTGCTGGATGACATTACCCTTGCAGACACCACCATTCTGGTGGATGCTAGGAAAAAGGTCACCATCAACGGCAACGGTCATACAATTACTGCTACGATGAGCAGCTTTGCAGAGGCCGGCAAGCCAGGTGCTGATGCTGTCTCTATCACCAACGACAGTACGCTGACACTGAACAATGTCAAACTCAACATTAAAGCCGCTGATGCCGTTGTGCTGAATGGAGAAACTTCGACACAGGGTATTTACAACGATGGCATCCTAACCCTGACGGGCGGCACACAGGTAACGATAAACGGCGTATCGAAGAACGGCATTAACGGCAGCGGCGATATCACGATCAGCGGCGAGAATACCAAGATCGAAGTAACGGACGTTGGCGGCTCAGCGATCAAATGTGATGATCTGAAAGCGGATGAGGGCGCAACAATCACTATCAGCAACACGCCTTATCATGGTATCACTGGTAAAAACGTGGCCATCCAGAATGCCACGGTTTCGGTGGATGATGCTGATTATATTGGTATCGCGGCGACCGGGGATGTATCTGTCACCGGTGAAGGCACGAATGTTACCGTTCAGAACAGCGGCAGCAATGGCTCCGGCTATCCTGCGGTTCGCGTGGATGGCGGCTTTACCATGACGGACCGTGCGAACCTGACGATGACTGGCAATGGCCCGGCCGAAAGCGGCGCCGATTTCAACGCTGTTCGACTGAACGCTGTTGAGGCGACTGCTACCGTTGAGGGCGCGAGCCTGAACGGTGGTATTGACGGCACGACCATTTCAGACCGTACCGGCAGCATCTCGGTTTCCAATGCAACCGTGACCGGAAACATCACGAACGGTGGAAGCGCCAGCACTGTACTGCTCAACAGCCAGATTAACAAAGCCCCGGAGGGCGCAATTGTTATCGGCTGCACAGATACAACCGGCGAGAAAATCGAAGATTCTGTGAGCGAGGGCGTGGTTGCCGTATACAATGGAACCCCCTATACTTCGCTGAAACAAGCCGTTGAGGCCGCCACTGGCGATGATGCAAAGACCGGAGACATTACGCTGGTAGCGGACGTATCCCTGACCGAAAAAATTTCGATTACCAAGGACGTCACCATTGTCGGCAACGGAAAGACCATCGCAGGCAAAACGGACAGCACGGAGGTCTATTTTGAGATCACCGCCGGTACGCTTAACATCTCCAATGCCAAGTTGACTGGCTTCGGAGACACCGCTGCGACCCAGACAGGCTTCGGCGTATTCAAGATTCCGAACACGGCAAGTAATGCCAAAATTATTGCCTCTAGCTTGACCGTTGAAAAGTTTAACCGCGCGGCATTTGATGTGCGCAACGGCGCATTTGAAATCAAGGACTGCGTGATTAACTGCGACAACGGACAGGAAGCGGCTCTGACCAAGGGTATTGTCGCCGGTTATGATACGACTGGCACAGTGACAGGCAGCGTAGAGGGCTGCACCATTACCGGCTCTAACTCCACCTACGAGGGCTGGAGTTCCAACGGGATCGAAATCAGCGCCGGGGCCGAGGTCAAAATTTCCAACACCAGAATTGACAGTATGAAGGGTGGCATCAGCGTTGCCCGCAACTATGGCCATGGCGAGGCCAAGGTGACACTAGAGAACTGTACCGTTACCGGCAAGGACTATGCCCTGCGCATTTTTGAGAGCAATAACAGCAGCGAACCAGTCACAGGATCTTCTGCCAGTCTGACCGTTCAGGGTGGCGCCTATACCGGCGATGTGCGCATCAGCCGCAAGGACGCTGATACAAACGGGGAAAATAACGCAAATGGTAGTACCATTACAGTAACAGGCGGCAGCTTTGATTCCTCGGTTGCCCAGTATGCAGACAGCAGCTTGCAGTATGAGGCGGTCACTGCGGACGGGAAACAGTTTACCTACCACAAAACGGTGGAAGAAGCGATTGCAGCGGCTGGCAGTAACGGCAAGATCACTCTGATTGCTGGAGAAAGTGCAGAAAAGGCAGATACCGTGACGCTGGATTATGGCTATGACAATATCAAGTACACGGTGAAAGTTCCTGCTGGAGAGAAACTCAGCCTTCCCACGGCGAACCGCACTGGTTATACCTTCCAGGGATGGTATCTGAATAACAGCAAGATCACGGAATACACCGCTGCGCAGGAGGGTGGACAGACGGTTATCATTACCGCACAGTGGTCCTACAGCGGCGGCAGCTCTGGCGGCGGTGGCAGCTCTGGCGGCGGCGGTTCCTCTAGTGGCGGAGGCGGTGGAAGCAGTTCTGCTTCTTACGCCATCACGGTGGATAAGGCCACTGGCGGTACTGTCAAGGTCAGCCCCACCCGTGCTGACAAGGGCGACACTGTGACGATTACCGTTAGTCCCAACAGCGGTTACGAGCTGGACACCCTGACCGTAACCGACAAGAACGGCGACGAACTCAGCCTGACCGAGAAATCGGACAACAAGTTTACGTTCAAGATGCCGGGCAGCAAAGTGACTATTGAAGCGACTTTCGCCAAGGTCAGCGAGCAGACGACCCCGGGCATGTCCTTTAACGATGTGTCTACCGGCGTATATTATTATAATGCCGTAAAGTGGGCGGTTGAAAATGGCATTACCAGCGGCACCAGCGCGACTACGTTCAGCCCGAATGCTTCCTGCACCCGTGCGCAGATGGTGACGTTCCTGTGGCGTGCAAACGGCTCGCCCAAGGCGACCGGCGCAAACCCGTTCACTGATGTGCAGGCCGGCTCGTACTATTACGATGCCGTCCTGTGGGCGGTTGAAAAGGGCATCACCAGCGGCACCAGTGCAACGACCTTTGCACCCAATGCTACTGTGACCCGCGGCCAGACCGTGGCGTTCCTGCATCGCGCAAACGGTTCCCCGGCAGCTTCCGGCAACAGCCCGTTCACTGATGTAGCTTCCAGTGCGTATTATGCGGCGGCTGTCCAGTGGGCGGTTGCGGAAGGCGTCACCAGCGGCACCAGCGCGACTACGTTCGCCCCGGCCGCTCCCTGCACCCGCGCCCAGATCGTGACATTCCTATATCGGGATATGGCCGAATAA
- a CDS encoding DUF6514 family protein yields MGIKTLGTVIGHVSSATTLNAYTHIVDAMWHSTSDKSDQGTGVETYAPFSNRKSYGILAKRCESSAIHETAFIPGISCNRDFVLQLMEHCVRNWLNLIHMLAVVTDDLS; encoded by the coding sequence ATGGGCATCAAAACTCTGGGCACCGTTATCGGCCATGTATCCAGCGCCACCACGCTGAACGCCTATACTCACATTGTCGATGCCATGTGGCACAGCACGTCAGACAAGAGCGACCAGGGAACCGGAGTTGAGACATATGCGCCTTTCTCAAACAGGAAGTCCTATGGAATTTTGGCGAAACGCTGTGAAAGCAGTGCGATACACGAGACCGCGTTTATTCCCGGAATTTCCTGTAACAGAGATTTCGTCCTGCAACTTATGGAACACTGCGTAAGAAACTGGCTCAATCTAATCCATATGTTAGCTGTTGTGACAGACGATCTGTCATGA
- a CDS encoding Crp/Fnr family transcriptional regulator — protein sequence MDFQSYFPIWKKLTPMQQERILNSLTERKVSKGTVIHNGNMDCTGLLLVKSGQLRAYILSDEGREITIYRLFERDMCLFSASCIMRSIQFEVTIEAEKDTELWVIAAETYQGIMEESAPVSNYTNELMSSRFSDVMWLMEQIMWKSLDKRVAAFLLEEASIEGANRLKITHETIANHLGSHREVITRMLRYFQNEGMVKLSRGTIEITNTEKLRLLNDM from the coding sequence ATGGACTTTCAAAGTTATTTCCCGATCTGGAAGAAACTGACTCCGATGCAACAGGAGCGTATCCTTAACAGTCTGACGGAACGGAAGGTCAGCAAAGGGACCGTGATCCACAACGGCAACATGGACTGTACTGGCTTACTGCTGGTGAAGTCCGGCCAGCTTCGTGCCTATATTCTTTCCGACGAAGGACGAGAGATCACCATCTACCGTCTGTTCGAGCGGGACATGTGTCTGTTTTCCGCCTCCTGTATCATGCGCTCCATTCAGTTCGAAGTGACCATTGAGGCAGAAAAGGATACAGAGCTTTGGGTCATCGCCGCCGAGACATACCAAGGCATTATGGAGGAATCTGCGCCTGTTTCAAATTATACCAATGAGCTGATGTCGAGCCGTTTCTCCGATGTAATGTGGCTCATGGAGCAGATCATGTGGAAAAGCCTTGATAAGCGTGTTGCCGCATTCCTTTTGGAAGAAGCATCCATCGAGGGGGCCAATCGACTGAAAATTACCCATGAGACCATCGCCAACCATTTGGGCTCCCACCGGGAGGTGATCACCCGAATGCTCCGCTATTTCCAGAATGAGGGGATGGTCAAGCTGTCCCGCGGTACGATAGAGATCACCAATACAGAAAAACTTAGATTGCTGAACGATATGTAG